The Nerophis lumbriciformis linkage group LG05, RoL_Nlum_v2.1, whole genome shotgun sequence genome contains a region encoding:
- the LOC133605621 gene encoding zinc finger protein basonuclin-2, translated as MTTTSPQEAYWTTFNLCACAVPGCSCPRYSASSDVRSCDCGHSWATHAIRKFRPLPPCSSGPVEAVLPGPVLDLSSLVLYGAQALPVRLKILLDRLYSVLSPQQVAHILRSLGWTLADYVRGYKLQNFLCQQRGDGKALERWCMMSPEEETLLLKEFLRFGETRPVVEFMVAVQHPFPKRRPEGQVEDGFSLHRPSLPTVVQVGGARWDQDMPDPERDLLRGGNKQENASSIILPTNSSTSLNPCKTSFSSLRPLPSFSSAFRDLAASPSSCRLVPKGRVLCGVCGKSFYDRGTLKIHYNAVHLKLKHGCTVAGCTMVFSSLRSRNRHSANPNPRLHRAAAKDVQDNSALRSHRVSLSGAPHPSTVTTGHSTSPRDNTVEEERASLSTNQRRPWESADNLPKKKPRKSSMPLKVECWTFQ; from the exons ATGACGACGACGTCCCCTCAAGAGGCTTACTGGACGACCTTTAACCTCTGCGCGTGTGCGGTGCCGGGGTGCAGCTGCCCTCGCTATAGTGCAAGTTCTGATGTGAGGTCATGTGACTGCGGGCACAGCTGGGCGACACATG CCATACGGAAGTTCCGCCCCCTCCCTCCCTGCAGCAGCGGCCCCGTAGAGGCAGTCCTTCCCGGACCGGTTTTGGACCTGAGCTCCCTGGTCCTGTACGGCGCTCAGGCACTTCCTGTGCGACTGAAGATCCTGTTGGACCGCCTCTACAGCGTGCTGTCGCCACAGCAG GTAGCTCACATCCTGCGCTCGCTGGGCTGGACTTTGGCCGATTACGTCCGCGGGTACAAGCTGCAG AACTTTCTGTGCCAGCAGCGAGGTGACGGGAAGGCGCTGGAGCGATGGTGTATGATGAGCCCCGAAGAAGAGACGCTACTCCTCAAAGAGTTCCTCCGCTTTGGCGAAACGCGACCCGTCGTTGAGTTCATGGTGGCTGTTCAACACCCCTTCCCCAAGAGACGACCTGAGGGGCAGGTGGAGGACGGCTTCTCCCTCCACAGGCCCAGCCTTCCTACTGTG GTTCAGGTGGGTGGAGCCAGATGGGATCAAGACATGCCAGATCCTGAGCGTGACCTCCTGAGGGGCGGGAACAAGCAGGAGAATGCCTCTTCAATCATTCTGCCCACTAACTCTTCTACTTCACTGAATCCTTGCAAAACCTCCTTTTCGTCTTTGCGTCCTCTGCCGTCCTTCTCCTCGGCCTTCCGTGATCTTGCTGCATCCCCTTCCTCCTGCCGTCTCGTTCCCAAGGGGCGGGTCTTGTGTGGCGTCTGCGGAAAAAGTTTCTACGACAGAG GAACGTTGAAGATCCACTACAACGCCGTCCACCTGAAGCTCAAACATGGCTGCACCGTGGCGGGCTGCACAATGGTCTTCAGCTCGCTCCGCAGTCGAAACCGACACAGCGCCAACCCCAACCCGCGTCTCCACCGCGCCGCCGCCAAAGATGTCCAAGACAACTCCGCCCTCAGGTCCCACCGTGTGTCCTTGTCTGGGGCCCCTCATCCCAGCACCGTGACAACCGGCCACTCAACTTCCCCACGGGACAACACAGTCGAAGAAGAGCGCGCTAGCCTGTCGACCAATCAGCGGCGGCCCTGGGAATCAGCTGACAACCTGCCCAAGAAGAAGCCGAGAAAGTCCAGCATGCCGCTAAAAGTTGAGTGTTGGACATTTCAATAA